A stretch of the Gossypium hirsutum isolate 1008001.06 chromosome D07, Gossypium_hirsutum_v2.1, whole genome shotgun sequence genome encodes the following:
- the LOC107955923 gene encoding flavonol 3-sulfotransferase yields MWVQDHFKPRPTDIFLASFPKSGTTWLKALIFATVNRTRYGFADHPLLTTGPHDCFPFLDAHLQEKDRSRFDLDRFPSPRLLSIHIPYILLPNSMTDHQSCRFVYICRDPKDVLVSKWLFLNKLRPKDLPPISLEEAFELFCQGISHYGPFWDHVLGYWEGSLETPEKILFLKYEDLKKEPLVVVKRLGDFLGYPFSLEEESKGVVEEIVKLCSFENLSTLEVNKVSEQKFSKDTIIDNRHFFRKGKVGDWKTYLTTEMVERLDEITYEKLLGSGLVFGS; encoded by the coding sequence ATGTGGGTCCAAGACCACTTCAAGCCTCGACCCACCGATATTTTCTTAGCCTCCTTTCCGAAAAGCGGCACCACTTGGCTCAAGGCACTTATTTTCGCCACCGTCAACCGCACCCGCTATGGTTTTGCCGACCACCCTTTGCTCACCACTGGCCCTCACGATTGCTTCCCTTTCTTGGATGCTCACTTACAGGAAAAAGATCGGTCTCGTTTCGATCTTGATAGGTTTCCTTCACCACGTCTTCTTTCAATTCATATCCCTTACATTTTGTTACCAAATTCCATGACTGATCATCAAAGTTGTAGGTTCGTTTACATCTGTAGGGACCCTAAAGATGTGCTTGTTTCGAAATGGTTATTTTTGAACAAGTTGAGGCCTAAAGATTTGCCACCCATTTCACTTGAGGAAGCATTTGAGTTGTTTTGCCAAGGGATATCTCATTATGGACCTTTTTGGGATCATGTTTTAGGGTATTGGGAAGGTAGCTTAGAAACCCCAGAAAAGATATTGTTCTTGAAGTATGAAGATTTGAAGAAGGAGCCTCTTGTTGTTGTTAAGAGATTAGGTGATTTTCTTGGTTACCCTTTTTCATTAGAGGAAGAAAGTAAAGGAGTGGTTGAAGAAATAGTAAAACTATGTAgttttgagaatttgagcacTTTAGAAGTGAATAAAGTAAGTGAACAAAAGTTCAGCAAAGATACCATAATTGATAATCGACATTTTTTTAGAAAGGGAAAGGTTGGAGATTGGAAGACTTATTTGACAACTGAGATGGTAGAACGTTTAGATGAAATAACATATGAGAAGTTACTTGGTTCCGGATTGGTATTTGGCAGCTAA
- the LOC107953338 gene encoding cytosolic sulfotransferase 16, producing the protein MDYFLPSPDCDTISKTYNGQIDSHLIQKTNDGYREILPNLPRGKGWMTEHLVQYQGVWLTPNFALKGLMWVQDHFKPRSTDICLATFPKTGTTWLKALTFATVNRTRYGFADHPLLTTVPHGCLPFLEACPNDLDGFPSPRLLSTHIPYTLLPNSMTVNQSCRFVYICRDPKDVLVSKWLFMNKLRPKELAPISLEEAFELFCQGISHYGPYWDHVLGYWKASLETPEKVLFLKYEELKEEPSVVVKRLEREKLEMGRVI; encoded by the exons ATGGATTATTTTCTACCCTCTCCTGACTGTGACACCATCTCCAAGACCTACAATGGCCAAATTGATTCACATTTAATCCAAAAAACCAATGACGGATATAGAGAAATACTCCCCAATCTTCCCAGAGGCAAAGGCTGGATGACAGAACATCTGGTTCAATACCAAGGTGTTTGGCTAACCCCTAATTTCGCTTTAAAAGGTTTGATGTGGGTCCAAGACCACTTCAAGCCTCGATCCACTGATATTTGCTTAGCCACCTTCCCAAAAACCGGCACTACTTGGCTCAAGGCACTTACTTTCGCCACCGTCAACCGCACCCGCTACGGTTTTGCCGACCACCCTTTGCTCACCACCGTTCCTCACGGTTGCTTGCCTTTCTTGGAGGCTTGCCCAAACGATCTTGATGGGTTCCCTTCACCACGTCTTCTTTCAACTCATATCCCTTACACTTTGTTACCAAATTCCATGACTGTTAATCAAAGTTGCAGGTTCGTTTACATTTGCAGGGACCCTAAAGATGTGCTTGTTTCGAAATGGCTCTTCATGAACAAGCTGAGGCCAAAAGAATTGGCACCCATTTCACTTGAGGAAGCATTTGAGTTGTTTTGCCAAGGGATATCCCATTATGGACCTTATTGGGATCATGTTTTAGGGTATTGGAAAGCAAGCTTAGAAACCCCAGAAAAGGTATTGTTCTTGAAGTATGAAGAGTTGAAGGAGGAGCCCTCTGTTGTTGTTAAGAGATTAG AAAGGGAAAAGTTGGAGATGGGAAGAGTTATTTGA
- the LOC107953337 gene encoding uncharacterized protein, producing the protein MSFFGCRLNLILPKQPSSFPLAALTRSQIRFYSTNGDDNDDVSNKELKRRIQKFLDGDEEAIPSIFEGILKRKLSGKHEESDDELMKEIRGEWKQPLDDADDLEFDSDLTDSSGTDGD; encoded by the exons ATGTCCTTTTTTGGTTGCAGATTAAACCTCATACTTCCCAAGCAGCCCTCCTCCTTCCCACTCGCCGCTTTGACTCGCTCTCAAATCAGGTTCTACTCTACCAATGGCGACGACAACGACGACGTTAGTAACAAAG AGCTGAAAAGGCGAATACAGAAGTTCCTTGATGGCGATGAAGAGGCTATACCTTCAATCTTTGAAGGGATTCTGAAGAGGAAGTTGTCAGGGAAACATGAGGAAAGTGATGATGAATTGATGAAAGAGATTCGCGGTGAATGGAAACAGCCTCTAGATGATGCTGACGATCTAGAATTCGATTCTGATTTGACCGACTCTTCTGGTACTGATGGAGACTAA